The bacterium genome has a window encoding:
- the obgE gene encoding GTPase ObgE: MALIDEIQIDIKAGRGGDGVVRWLHEKGKEFGGPNGGNGGKGGNVYAHALRDLSILERYRHIKVLKAEDGKAGEKQSKHGRDGEDLIVDVPTGSVITNLDTGTVRNLLKEGESVLLLEGGRGGLGNERFKSSTNVRPMESTPGKDGEEAKFLIELELIADAGLIGLPNAGKTSLLNALTRAHAKVGNYNFTTLEPNLGDLYGFILADIPGLIEGASEGKGLGFTFLRHIKRTKMIFHCISLEHEDLKIPYRTIRKELEEYGHDLARKQEAIILTKSDLVSPEQHEKIIKKARKTFPVVFSVSINDEISVKILKDGIVKLLRDIEKTT; encoded by the coding sequence ATGGCACTTATAGACGAAATTCAGATTGACATTAAGGCGGGCCGCGGAGGCGACGGCGTTGTCCGTTGGCTTCATGAAAAAGGAAAGGAATTTGGAGGTCCGAATGGAGGAAATGGCGGCAAGGGAGGCAATGTCTACGCTCATGCTTTGCGCGATTTGAGCATTCTTGAACGCTACAGGCATATAAAAGTGTTAAAAGCTGAAGATGGTAAAGCTGGAGAAAAACAAAGCAAGCACGGCAGAGACGGCGAAGACCTCATTGTCGATGTTCCAACGGGCTCGGTTATTACCAATCTTGATACGGGAACAGTTCGAAATCTTCTCAAAGAAGGAGAGTCTGTTCTTCTGCTTGAGGGAGGAAGAGGGGGACTTGGAAATGAACGTTTCAAATCATCAACCAATGTCCGACCGATGGAATCCACTCCGGGGAAAGACGGTGAAGAGGCAAAATTTCTTATTGAACTTGAGCTTATTGCCGATGCCGGGCTTATCGGTCTCCCCAATGCCGGTAAGACAAGTCTTTTAAATGCCTTGACTCGTGCTCACGCTAAAGTGGGGAATTATAACTTTACGACTTTAGAACCGAATCTCGGAGACCTCTACGGTTTCATTCTTGCGGATATTCCCGGTCTCATTGAAGGGGCCTCCGAAGGAAAGGGACTCGGATTCACTTTCTTGCGGCACATAAAGAGGACAAAAATGATTTTTCACTGCATTTCTCTCGAACATGAAGACCTAAAAATTCCGTACCGAACTATTCGAAAAGAGCTTGAAGAATATGGGCACGATCTTGCAAGAAAACAAGAAGCTATCATTCTCACAAAATCTGACCTCGTCTCTCCAGAACAGCACGAAAAAATCATAAAAAAAGCCAGAAAGACGTTTCCTGTTGTTTTTTCAGTTTCAATTAACGATGAAATCTCCGTAAAAATCCTTAAAGATGGAATTGTTAAACTTCTTCGGGATATTGAAAAAACAACATAA
- a CDS encoding MYG1 family protein — protein MTKSITIVTHSGNFHADDVFAVATLCLHIKKKVRIIRTRDPHLFASADYVVDVGTVYNQKKNRFDHHQRGGGGIRKNKIPYASFGLVWKKFGARICASVKTAEIIEKRIVESVDAIDNGAFFFKANGEIRPYLVDDFIQAFCPTWKETKYSTDKAFLYLVGIAKELLKREVIRVKNKQHGLRIVEGIYKKTKDKRFLVMNKHYPYKDALAKRKTLFVVRPEMGNLTWRVEAVPETAHSFVSKKLFPKKWAGKRDKELALISGVSDAVFCHNNRFIAVAKSKEGAIALARLALAN, from the coding sequence ATGACTAAGTCTATTACTATCGTAACGCATAGCGGTAATTTCCATGCCGATGACGTATTTGCGGTTGCAACACTATGTTTGCATATAAAAAAGAAAGTACGGATTATTCGTACACGCGATCCGCATCTTTTTGCTTCTGCGGATTACGTTGTTGATGTCGGAACTGTGTACAATCAAAAAAAGAATCGCTTTGACCACCACCAAAGAGGGGGGGGTGGCATAAGAAAAAATAAAATTCCCTATGCCTCTTTCGGACTTGTGTGGAAAAAATTCGGAGCACGCATCTGTGCTTCGGTAAAAACCGCCGAAATCATTGAAAAAAGAATAGTTGAATCGGTGGATGCAATAGACAATGGAGCGTTTTTTTTCAAAGCGAATGGGGAAATCAGGCCCTATCTCGTAGATGATTTTATACAAGCATTTTGCCCAACATGGAAAGAAACAAAGTACTCGACTGACAAAGCATTCCTCTATCTTGTCGGCATTGCGAAAGAACTTCTTAAGCGTGAAGTTATCCGTGTCAAAAATAAACAGCACGGATTGCGTATTGTTGAGGGTATCTATAAAAAGACAAAAGACAAGCGTTTTCTTGTGATGAATAAGCATTATCCCTATAAAGACGCACTAGCTAAACGCAAGACTCTTTTTGTAGTGCGTCCTGAAATGGGGAATCTGACGTGGAGAGTCGAGGCTGTGCCCGAAACAGCGCATAGTTTTGTTTCCAAAAAGCTTTTTCCAAAAAAATGGGCAGGAAAAAGGGATAAGGAACTTGCCCTCATTTCCGGTGTTTCCGATGCAGTTTTTTGCCATAATAATCGTTTTATTGCAGTTGCAAAATCAAAAGAAGGAGCAATCGCACTCGCTCGTTTGGCGCTTGCCAACTAA
- a CDS encoding phage holin family protein: MINIILTWLFTALTLLLSAQLLPSIVIDGFRTALMVSFIWGLFNVLIKPIIVILTLPLNILTLGLFTFVINGFLFWLISTFVSGFSVGSFFDAVLATLLISAVSFLIQKIIKRDDD; the protein is encoded by the coding sequence ATGATAAATATTATTCTTACCTGGCTTTTTACGGCCCTCACACTTCTTTTATCGGCGCAACTGCTTCCAAGCATTGTTATCGACGGTTTTCGCACCGCCCTCATGGTTTCTTTTATCTGGGGTCTTTTTAATGTGCTCATAAAACCAATCATTGTTATTTTGACGCTTCCTCTGAATATACTCACACTCGGTCTCTTTACATTCGTGATTAACGGTTTTCTTTTCTGGCTTATTTCAACTTTTGTTTCGGGTTTTTCCGTCGGTTCTTTTTTTGATGCGGTACTTGCGACCTTGCTTATATCGGCGGTAAGTTTCCTTATCCAAAAAATAATAAAAAGAGACGATGACTAA
- a CDS encoding HAD-IC family P-type ATPase, producing the protein MEIDLSKIIWHTKDARDVLKAFESSEEGLSSDEALTRLKTIGENKLPESKGESVAAIFLRQFQSPLIYILLIASLIVFFLGEFVDTVIILIVLFVNAIIGAVQEGRAQNTLRALKQFTKTNARVLRGGKELVVEDAHIVPGDIILLGEGDKISADARLLETYNLKLNEAALTGESEPVEKNTLILRNEKLPTADQKNMLFKGTFIASGTAQAIVVGTGLNTVIGSIAKEMSSIDADVPLKEDIKNLSQILSLTILSASVFIFVLGILGGIPLEEMFFTSVAIAVSVIPEGLPIVITLILATGVYRMGKQNALVKKLQAVDALGYATVIAVDKTGTVTKNEMTVERVFVSDKRFDVTGNGYEPEGDILLEKEVIDPLNHQELLLVGKIASLGSMARVYLSEEAKQWKISGDPTEAAIAVFGKKIGFHKNELEKETPLIVDIPMSAETNFHASLHDMRESAILTVIGAPEKIFELCDNVWINGATKKFTQKERETFESAIEKMSSDGLRVIAAAVNERAPKEITIGSISKLTLVCLYGMRDALRQGVRESIEQARAGGVKVVMITGDHRMTAKAIARDAGIWREGDEIVTGKELTEMSEKDLLAKLKKTTVFARVTPQHKLAIIESYRKNKEIVAMTGDGVNDALSLMAADLGVAMGKMGTEVTKEAADIVLLDDNFKSIVLAMEEGRNIYHTIKKVLLYLFSTGVGELFTIVFALFLALPLPLLPTQILWLNLVTDGFLVVAMAMEPKEKLTLERLGKRRRHLVDPLMIQRVILLGLTMTAGSLYLFSRFYEVDIVKGWTIALTTLAVFQWLNVWNCRSEEASIFSLNPFSNLYLVFSTVIVIALQTFVIYNPIAQGILHTTALSLHDWMLIVFVASTVLIVEEIRKFFYRNFGRPVSQKNLHVKPA; encoded by the coding sequence ATGGAAATAGACCTTTCAAAAATAATATGGCACACCAAAGACGCACGTGACGTTCTTAAGGCGTTTGAATCCTCTGAAGAAGGTTTATCTTCCGACGAAGCGCTGACGCGCCTAAAAACCATAGGAGAAAATAAACTTCCCGAATCCAAGGGAGAAAGTGTTGCGGCAATTTTTTTGAGGCAGTTTCAAAGCCCTCTCATTTATATTCTCCTAATTGCAAGTCTTATTGTCTTTTTTCTCGGAGAGTTTGTGGACACCGTCATTATCCTTATTGTGCTTTTCGTGAATGCCATTATTGGAGCGGTTCAGGAAGGAAGAGCACAAAATACACTGCGTGCGCTTAAACAATTTACAAAAACAAATGCGCGGGTTCTTCGGGGAGGAAAGGAATTGGTTGTTGAGGATGCCCACATTGTTCCCGGGGACATTATTTTACTCGGAGAAGGTGATAAAATTTCCGCCGACGCTCGACTACTCGAAACATACAATCTCAAACTCAACGAAGCGGCGCTCACCGGAGAATCTGAACCGGTTGAAAAAAATACGCTTATTCTCAGAAATGAAAAATTACCTACAGCCGACCAAAAAAATATGCTTTTTAAGGGTACGTTTATCGCTTCAGGAACTGCCCAGGCCATTGTTGTGGGCACTGGTCTCAATACGGTTATCGGAAGTATAGCTAAAGAAATGTCTTCCATAGACGCGGATGTGCCTCTCAAGGAGGATATAAAAAATCTTTCGCAAATACTTAGTCTGACAATACTCTCTGCAAGTGTTTTTATCTTCGTACTCGGTATACTTGGTGGCATTCCTCTCGAAGAAATGTTTTTTACATCGGTTGCTATAGCTGTCTCTGTTATTCCGGAAGGGTTGCCAATTGTTATTACGCTTATCTTGGCGACAGGAGTATACCGTATGGGAAAACAGAATGCCCTTGTGAAAAAATTGCAGGCGGTTGATGCGCTTGGATATGCCACTGTTATCGCGGTGGATAAAACCGGCACAGTGACGAAAAATGAAATGACGGTTGAACGCGTATTTGTCTCGGATAAACGGTTTGATGTGACGGGGAACGGTTATGAGCCGGAGGGAGACATATTACTTGAAAAAGAAGTAATCGACCCACTTAACCATCAAGAGTTGTTGCTTGTCGGAAAAATCGCCTCCCTTGGTTCAATGGCGCGCGTGTATCTTTCCGAGGAAGCAAAGCAGTGGAAAATTTCGGGAGACCCGACCGAAGCCGCCATTGCCGTCTTTGGCAAGAAAATCGGTTTTCACAAAAACGAACTTGAAAAAGAAACTCCGCTTATCGTCGATATCCCCATGAGTGCCGAAACAAATTTTCACGCCTCATTGCATGACATGCGCGAATCCGCCATCCTCACCGTGATTGGTGCACCGGAAAAAATCTTTGAATTGTGTGATAACGTCTGGATAAATGGCGCAACAAAAAAATTTACCCAGAAAGAAAGGGAGACGTTTGAATCCGCTATCGAAAAAATGTCTTCGGACGGCTTGCGTGTCATTGCCGCTGCAGTTAACGAACGGGCTCCGAAAGAGATTACAATCGGCTCAATATCAAAACTGACACTCGTATGTCTATACGGAATGAGAGACGCACTGAGGCAGGGTGTCCGGGAATCCATAGAACAAGCACGCGCCGGAGGGGTGAAGGTGGTAATGATTACCGGTGACCATCGAATGACAGCGAAGGCAATTGCCAGAGACGCCGGTATTTGGAGGGAGGGCGATGAAATTGTAACGGGAAAAGAACTTACGGAAATGAGTGAAAAAGATTTGCTCGCGAAACTCAAAAAAACCACTGTTTTTGCGCGCGTTACTCCGCAACACAAACTTGCCATCATAGAAAGTTATCGGAAAAACAAAGAGATTGTCGCGATGACTGGCGACGGCGTTAACGATGCTCTTTCCCTGATGGCGGCGGATTTGGGTGTCGCCATGGGTAAAATGGGGACGGAAGTCACCAAAGAAGCGGCAGACATCGTCCTGCTTGACGATAATTTTAAAAGTATCGTCCTTGCCATGGAAGAAGGAAGAAACATTTATCACACTATAAAAAAAGTCCTGCTCTATCTTTTTTCAACAGGAGTGGGGGAACTGTTTACAATAGTATTTGCGCTTTTCTTGGCACTTCCTCTTCCTCTTCTTCCTACCCAAATCCTATGGCTCAACCTTGTTACGGATGGTTTCCTTGTTGTTGCTATGGCGATGGAACCGAAAGAAAAATTGACATTGGAGCGTCTTGGAAAACGCCGCCGGCACCTCGTCGACCCGCTCATGATACAGAGGGTAATCCTTTTAGGGCTAACCATGACCGCAGGTTCCCTGTACCTTTTTAGCCGTTTTTATGAAGTGGATATAGTCAAGGGCTGGACGATTGCTTTGACGACGCTTGCGGTTTTCCAATGGTTGAATGTATGGAACTGCCGATCCGAAGAGGCTTCCATTTTTTCTCTGAATCCTTTTTCAAATCTCTATCTTGTTTTTTCAACGGTTATAGTAATCGCATTGCAAACATTTGTTATTTATAATCCTATTGCACAAGGAATATTACACACAACCGCGCTATCTTTGCATGACTGGATGCTCATTGTCTTTGTTGCCTCAACAGTGCTGATTGTTGAAGAGATAAGAAAATTTTTCTATCGCAATTTTGGGCGACCGGTTTCTCAAAAAAATCTTCATGTAAAACCCGCGTAA
- a CDS encoding AI-2E family transporter, with the protein MSAENNVHRLQSYFFFFLIGGVIILTFFIFKPYIAILFLGLVFSIIFEPIHRRINLLCGNHEGVAAFVSVMLVLVLILAPCIFFGTLLFQEATDLYVRLGQNGIPEIFNNVLRQFESLIEKVNPRVAFDITEHVDIRRYAEQGLLWVLDNFGSFFSGVLRGIVGFLFLIIAIFYFFKDGRRFTDYLISVSPLPDTHDKAIIGKLRLAVRSVINGYLLIAVVQGILTGIGFALFSLPSAVLWAFITMIVSFLPLFGISLVFIPAILFLFFSGNLLASVGLFLWAVFIVGLVDNILGPIFIERGMKIHPFLILISIVGGLEVMGPVGFIAGPVVLSLFFALLEIHSSMLKKSV; encoded by the coding sequence ATGTCGGCTGAAAATAACGTCCACCGTCTTCAGTCATATTTTTTCTTTTTTCTTATAGGGGGAGTAATAATCCTGACGTTTTTTATTTTTAAACCCTATATAGCGATACTTTTCCTCGGTCTTGTCTTCTCAATTATATTTGAGCCGATTCATCGGCGTATTAATTTACTATGCGGAAACCATGAAGGGGTGGCAGCTTTCGTTTCAGTAATGCTTGTATTGGTTCTTATCCTTGCCCCGTGTATTTTTTTTGGGACCCTTCTTTTCCAGGAAGCAACCGACTTATATGTCCGTCTCGGGCAAAATGGCATCCCGGAAATTTTTAATAACGTACTGCGACAATTCGAATCACTTATCGAGAAAGTTAATCCGCGAGTGGCTTTTGACATCACGGAACATGTAGACATACGGCGTTACGCCGAACAAGGATTATTATGGGTGCTTGATAATTTCGGATCGTTTTTCTCCGGTGTGTTGCGCGGTATTGTGGGGTTTCTTTTTCTTATTATTGCCATTTTTTATTTTTTCAAAGATGGCCGGCGTTTTACCGATTATCTTATTTCCGTCAGTCCGCTCCCGGACACGCATGACAAGGCGATTATAGGCAAACTAAGACTTGCCGTACGCTCGGTTATTAACGGTTACCTTCTCATCGCGGTGGTGCAAGGAATTCTCACGGGTATCGGCTTTGCCCTTTTTTCCCTTCCCAGCGCCGTATTGTGGGCTTTTATCACGATGATTGTTTCTTTTCTGCCTCTTTTCGGTATTAGCCTGGTATTTATTCCAGCGATACTTTTCCTTTTCTTTTCCGGGAACCTACTTGCGTCCGTTGGCTTGTTCCTGTGGGCGGTGTTTATAGTCGGGCTTGTGGACAATATTCTCGGGCCAATTTTTATTGAACGGGGAATGAAAATTCACCCGTTTCTCATCCTTATTTCAATTGTCGGAGGGCTTGAGGTGATGGGTCCGGTAGGTTTTATTGCCGGACCGGTGGTGCTCAGTCTCTTTTTTGCACTTCTTGAAATACATTCTTCCATGCTTAAAAAATCGGTGTAA
- a CDS encoding disulfide bond formation protein B, protein MFESSLLSVQIFSSLTLVGDVFFPFLLLFLFLGSGKWHQKIFSHIGHYAFQYGLFTVGAGILGSMFFSSVIGFAPCELCWYQRIFLFPQFFIFAVALWKKDNTAIYYSLALSLVGIVLAFYQSYIQWGGLSILPCTAEGAECSKIFFKEFGYITIPVMSFTTFAYLILLMYIRKRSTTNRV, encoded by the coding sequence ATGTTCGAGTCTTCTCTTTTAAGTGTTCAAATTTTTTCTTCACTTACGCTTGTCGGTGATGTGTTTTTCCCGTTTTTGTTGTTGTTTCTTTTTTTAGGATCGGGGAAATGGCATCAAAAAATATTTTCCCATATAGGCCACTATGCCTTCCAATACGGGCTTTTTACGGTGGGAGCAGGCATCTTAGGCTCGATGTTTTTCTCATCTGTCATAGGATTCGCTCCCTGTGAGCTATGCTGGTACCAGCGGATTTTTCTTTTCCCCCAGTTCTTTATTTTCGCTGTTGCTTTATGGAAAAAAGACAATACCGCCATTTACTATAGTCTCGCTCTTTCTCTTGTGGGAATTGTCCTCGCTTTCTACCAATCTTATATTCAATGGGGCGGCCTTTCCATTCTGCCGTGTACCGCAGAAGGCGCGGAATGTTCAAAAATATTTTTCAAAGAATTTGGTTATATCACTATTCCCGTAATGTCTTTCACTACATTTGCGTACCTTATTTTGTTGATGTACATCCGTAAGCGAAGTACAACGAACAGAGTTTAG
- a CDS encoding VTT domain-containing protein encodes MISSFVNFIQTVLLPLGAWGVFFATIIEEVIAPIPSAAVVLTAGFLLPAHVGWSPAFFSDVFFIVVLPSALGVSIGSLFVYGLAYASGKPVIDRWGKWLGVSWQDIDTARNKFTSTYKDELTVLFLRAIPLVPSVAISALCGIMRMNVWKYLLVTFIGSFIRAFILALIGAQVGELYFTYAAHIDRLEKIILWFIVGAISLFILYRFTKRK; translated from the coding sequence ATGATTTCAAGTTTCGTTAATTTCATACAAACTGTCCTTTTGCCTCTCGGGGCCTGGGGTGTGTTTTTTGCAACGATTATAGAAGAAGTTATTGCTCCCATTCCTTCCGCGGCTGTTGTGCTTACCGCCGGATTTTTGTTGCCTGCCCACGTAGGGTGGTCTCCGGCCTTTTTCTCCGACGTTTTTTTTATCGTGGTGTTGCCATCTGCTCTTGGGGTTTCCATCGGTTCTTTGTTTGTATATGGTCTTGCGTATGCAAGCGGGAAACCGGTGATAGACAGGTGGGGGAAATGGCTGGGTGTCAGTTGGCAGGACATTGATACTGCACGAAACAAATTTACTTCCACATATAAAGACGAACTAACCGTTTTGTTCCTTCGCGCAATTCCTCTCGTTCCTTCGGTTGCCATTTCAGCGCTGTGCGGAATTATGAGAATGAATGTATGGAAATACCTCTTGGTAACGTTTATCGGATCTTTTATCAGAGCCTTTATCCTTGCTCTCATTGGTGCTCAAGTAGGAGAGTTATATTTTACATACGCGGCGCACATTGACCGACTTGAAAAAATTATTCTGTGGTTTATTGTAGGCGCCATTTCTCTTTTCATTCTATATCGATTTACAAAAAGGAAATAA
- the secA gene encoding preprotein translocase subunit SecA, producing MFSLQGLFGSREARELDALRPFVSKINELESSISPLTNDQLKAKTDEFKSRITEGETLDSLLPEAFAVTREAAKRTLGERHYDVQLLGGIVLHKGSIAEMKTGEGKTLVATLPTYLNALEGKGAHVVTVNDYLSRRDAVWMGQIYAALGLSVGVINHEKSYLYDPAHKEKDETRDEVGSFKVVYDFLRECSRKEAYAADVTYGTNNEFGFDYLRDNLEVDTARLRQREYHYAIVDEIDSILIDEARTPLIISAPTSQSENLYQTFSRLAQSLKEGPDYTVDEKLKAITLTDEGISNAERILGVENIYTERGMKYVHHLELSVKAKALFTNDKEYVVRDGEVIIVDEFTGRLQPGRRWSEGLHQAIEAKEGVAIQKESRTFASITFQNYFRMYKKLSGMTGTALTSAEEFYKVYGLPVLPIPTNRPVARKDHDDLIFQTEQGKFKAVVRKVKELTQKGQPVLIGTVSIEKNELLSEYLKREGIQYEVLNAKNNEREGEIIAQAGKKAAVTIATNMAGRGVDIKLGGNPFSKEEYEKVKGSEGLYVIGTERHEARRIDNQLRGRSGRQGDPGETQFFVSLEDSLMRIFATDTIKNMMGKFGIPEDEPIQNGLITRSLESAQKKIEGFHFDARKHVLEFDDVLNYQRNIIYKRRREILTGGNEALTAYLESLADIATEEEKKTLEVKKTELGNEALARTLRILILQAVDTFWVDHLEMMDYLRNSVNLRAYGQRDPLVEYKREGLQLFKHMESSIKEQVLHLLPNLKGEEIKNIPQEMQDIEKQANLILGPTLANQTASKFKDVGRNDLCPCGSGKKFKKCHGK from the coding sequence ATGTTTTCCTTACAGGGGTTGTTCGGTTCGAGAGAAGCGCGCGAGCTTGATGCTTTGCGCCCTTTTGTTTCAAAAATTAACGAGCTTGAAAGTTCAATCTCTCCCCTTACAAACGACCAACTTAAAGCAAAAACTGATGAATTTAAGAGCCGTATCACGGAAGGGGAAACACTTGACTCCCTCCTTCCCGAGGCGTTTGCAGTAACGCGGGAAGCGGCGAAACGAACGCTCGGCGAACGCCATTACGACGTTCAGCTCCTCGGGGGCATCGTCCTTCATAAAGGAAGTATTGCCGAAATGAAAACGGGAGAAGGAAAAACACTTGTCGCGACACTTCCGACCTATCTCAATGCCCTTGAGGGAAAAGGTGCGCATGTGGTAACGGTCAACGATTATTTGTCGAGACGCGACGCAGTGTGGATGGGTCAAATATATGCCGCCCTCGGTCTTTCGGTGGGAGTCATCAATCATGAAAAATCATACCTGTACGACCCAGCACATAAGGAAAAAGACGAGACCCGCGATGAAGTGGGTTCATTTAAAGTTGTTTACGATTTTCTCCGCGAATGCAGCAGAAAAGAAGCGTACGCGGCGGATGTCACTTACGGCACGAACAATGAATTCGGCTTCGACTATTTGCGCGATAATCTGGAAGTCGATACGGCACGCCTAAGACAGCGCGAGTACCACTATGCCATTGTCGATGAAATCGACTCGATTCTTATTGATGAAGCCCGTACGCCTCTCATTATTTCAGCGCCCACATCTCAGTCAGAAAACCTATACCAAACATTTTCCCGGCTTGCACAATCGCTCAAAGAAGGACCGGATTATACGGTTGACGAGAAATTGAAAGCCATTACTCTTACCGACGAGGGAATTTCAAATGCGGAAAGAATTCTTGGTGTTGAGAATATTTATACGGAACGGGGAATGAAATACGTGCACCATCTTGAACTTTCGGTTAAAGCAAAAGCCCTTTTTACCAATGACAAAGAATATGTCGTCCGCGACGGGGAGGTCATCATAGTGGACGAATTTACGGGGAGACTTCAGCCGGGAAGAAGGTGGTCCGAGGGCCTTCATCAGGCGATTGAAGCGAAAGAAGGAGTTGCCATTCAAAAAGAATCGCGCACATTTGCCTCCATCACGTTCCAAAATTACTTCCGAATGTATAAAAAACTTTCTGGAATGACGGGTACCGCGCTCACGTCTGCGGAAGAATTTTATAAAGTATACGGTCTGCCTGTTCTTCCAATTCCTACGAACAGGCCAGTCGCGCGAAAAGACCACGATGACCTGATTTTCCAAACGGAACAGGGAAAGTTCAAAGCTGTAGTACGCAAGGTCAAAGAATTGACGCAAAAAGGCCAGCCGGTCCTGATTGGTACGGTATCCATAGAAAAAAACGAATTACTTTCCGAGTATCTGAAACGCGAAGGAATCCAATACGAAGTTTTGAACGCAAAAAACAATGAACGGGAAGGTGAAATCATTGCGCAGGCGGGTAAAAAAGCAGCAGTGACCATTGCAACAAACATGGCCGGCCGCGGGGTTGACATCAAACTCGGGGGGAATCCTTTTTCGAAAGAAGAATATGAGAAGGTGAAAGGGTCCGAGGGACTGTACGTTATCGGGACCGAACGACACGAAGCGCGCCGCATCGACAATCAGTTGCGCGGCCGCTCCGGCCGCCAAGGAGATCCAGGGGAAACGCAATTTTTCGTGTCGCTTGAAGACAGCCTTATGCGAATTTTTGCCACGGACACCATTAAAAATATGATGGGTAAGTTCGGTATTCCAGAAGACGAGCCGATTCAAAACGGCTTGATTACACGCTCTTTGGAGTCCGCCCAAAAGAAAATAGAGGGTTTTCACTTTGATGCGCGAAAACACGTTTTGGAATTTGACGATGTTTTAAACTACCAACGCAACATTATCTACAAACGTCGCCGGGAAATTTTAACCGGCGGCAACGAAGCACTTACGGCCTATCTTGAAAGTCTGGCGGATATCGCGACTGAAGAAGAAAAGAAAACACTTGAAGTCAAGAAAACGGAACTTGGCAACGAAGCCCTTGCCCGCACCCTCCGAATTCTCATCCTTCAGGCGGTTGATACGTTTTGGGTTGACCATCTTGAAATGATGGACTATTTGCGCAACAGCGTAAACTTACGCGCGTACGGACAACGTGATCCTCTTGTCGAATACAAAAGAGAAGGGCTGCAACTTTTCAAGCACATGGAGTCTTCCATCAAAGAACAGGTGCTCCATCTTCTCCCGAATCTAAAGGGAGAAGAAATAAAAAATATTCCTCAAGAAATGCAGGACATTGAAAAACAAGCCAATCTTATTTTAGGGCCCACTTTGGCAAATCAAACCGCTTCCAAATTTAAAGATGTGGGACGCAATGACCTGTGCCCGTGCGGAAGCGGCAAAAAATTCAAAAAATGCCATGGTAAATAA
- the murB gene encoding UDP-N-acetylmuramate dehydrogenase, with translation MLFIKEDISLASFNTFKSGGTARYFAEALSLDDIRTALSFSKKESIPFLILGEGSNILISDSGFPGLVIKITTSGIHFKTKDADTTLVTAAAGVHFDSLVSESVSRGLHGIENLSGIPGTVGAAPVQNIGAYGTEIKDTLFSVEVFDIESAKIFSLSPEECELSYRSSIFKKKKGSGLVVLSVTFLLTKTAPLLTSYRDIRTYLAEHTIENPDVSDIRRIILDIRSKKLPPLDQYGTAGSFFKNIILSRKEADILQKSFPAMPMFSLVSGEKKIPTAWILDNVCGLKGFKKDSVGLYERQPLAIVNLGGAKSLAIKEMSDFVIDSVRKKTGVILEPEVCFIGDFK, from the coding sequence ATGCTTTTTATCAAAGAAGATATTTCTCTCGCATCGTTTAATACATTCAAAAGCGGGGGAACGGCGCGTTATTTTGCCGAGGCACTCTCCCTTGATGACATCCGTACGGCTCTCTCTTTTTCAAAAAAAGAATCAATTCCTTTTTTAATTTTGGGGGAGGGTTCAAATATTTTGATTTCCGACAGCGGTTTCCCCGGTCTTGTTATAAAAATAACAACTTCCGGGATTCATTTCAAAACGAAGGATGCCGATACCACGCTGGTAACCGCCGCCGCGGGAGTTCATTTTGATTCTCTGGTTTCAGAAAGTGTTTCTAGAGGTCTTCACGGCATTGAAAATTTATCGGGCATTCCGGGGACTGTCGGTGCGGCACCCGTCCAAAACATTGGAGCGTATGGAACCGAAATAAAAGACACACTGTTTAGTGTTGAAGTTTTTGACATTGAATCGGCCAAGATTTTTTCCCTCTCACCGGAAGAATGTGAGCTTTCATATCGCAGTAGCATATTTAAAAAAAAGAAAGGCAGCGGCCTCGTCGTACTGTCAGTCACTTTTCTCTTAACAAAAACGGCTCCGCTCTTAACCTCCTATCGAGACATACGGACATATCTTGCGGAACACACTATAGAAAATCCAGACGTTTCGGACATCCGCCGCATCATTCTTGATATTCGTTCAAAAAAACTTCCTCCGCTTGATCAATACGGAACAGCAGGTTCTTTCTTTAAAAATATTATTCTTTCAAGAAAAGAGGCCGACATATTGCAAAAGAGTTTTCCGGCAATGCCCATGTTTTCCCTTGTTTCCGGCGAGAAAAAAATTCCAACAGCATGGATACTGGACAATGTGTGCGGACTAAAAGGATTCAAGAAAGACTCTGTGGGTCTTTATGAAAGACAACCTCTTGCAATAGTCAACCTTGGTGGAGCAAAATCTTTGGCAATAAAGGAAATGAGTGATTTTGTCATTGACTCTGTCAGAAAAAAAACAGGTGTTATCCTTGAACCGGAAGTATGTTTTATCGGTGATTTTAAGTAA